The Hemiscyllium ocellatum isolate sHemOce1 chromosome 20, sHemOce1.pat.X.cur, whole genome shotgun sequence region TGTCGatcatcagtaatgtgatggaagatgtcatcaacagtgccatgaagcaacacctgctcagcaataacctgctcagtgacgctcagtttgggttctgccaggcccaatcagctcctgacctcattacagctttgattcaaacatggagctgaattcccCAGGGTAGGTGAGAATGACAGATctggacatcaaggctgcatctgaccgagtatggcatcaaggagccctttccaaactggaatcaatgggtatcaggggtgAACTTTCCAGTGGTTAGAGCCATGCCtaacacataggaagatggctaTGACTCTGAGAGATCAGTCAttgcagctccaggacatctctgcaggaggtgctcagggcagtgtcctaagcccaacaatcttcagctgtttcatcagtgaccttcccgcTGTCACacgatcagaagtggggatgttcaccgatgattgcacaatgttcagcaccattcgcaactccttagatactgaagcagtccatgtttaaatgcaacaagatctgggcaatatccaggcttggactgacaagtggcaagcaacattcatgccactcaaatgccaggctatgaccatcacaataagaaacaatctaaccgcTGCCACTTGATAtttagtggtgttaccatcactgaatctcccaatattagcattggccagaaactcaactgagcTCACCACATAAACATCGCAGCTATAAGAGCAAATGAGAGATTAGGAAAACTGAGGCatataactcacctcctgactccccaaagtctcttcatcatctacaaggcacatgtcaggagtgagATGTAATACACCCCCTTGCCtggttgagtgcagctccaacaacaccatccagaacaaagcagcccacctgaatggcaccacatccacaaacatccattcccttccCATTggtgctcaatagcagcagtgtgtattgtctacaagacacactgcagaaactcacaagatcctcagacagcatctgccaaaccaatgaccacttccatctagaagaacgagggcagcagatacatatgaacaccttcaagttccactccaaataactcaccatcctgacttggaaatatatcagtgttccttcattgttactgagtcaaaatcatggaattcttttcctaatggcattgtggatcaacgcacagcaggtggactgcagcggttcaaggtagctcacccccaccttctcaaggggcaactagggacgagcaataaatgctggcccagctagtgacacccacatcccacaaatgaattttaaaaatcttaaaacaAGAAACCCTGTCCTTCAGTTCCTTCTATAGGCTACTGGGAACTGTGATATTTTTAAGAAGCTATGGGGAATTGTAGCACATTTAACAGTGAGCGTAACCTTTTGTATGAGATTCAAACTCTATTGTATATAATGCATTTGAATAAAGTATTATTTGTACCTGAAAATAACAGAATAATAAAGTGTGAGTGACTgaattagaattttaaaatattatgtgCAAGATTATCTATTCAGTATTATAATGGAGCCTCAAAGCTCTTTTAGAAATCATGATGCCATTTTTAATTATGGTTATTTCAGGCTGAGTTCTGTCAGATTTTCTTAATGATAAACTGCAGTTCACACCCTTTGTGGGATAACTGTCAACTAGTTTCTCCATTCCTTTCTGCTTCTCATGGCTTAATTCTGGGGGATTTGGAACCATGATTGGGCCATGGCAATTGGAGAGTATCTTTAAAGGTTCTTACTAACCTTCCCATGACTTACCATGAGAGGCAACTTctatcattgcctttccaaagtcAATGGCTCCTCCTGAATTGAATGACAGTTTGAAAGTTGCTGTTCCTTCCCAGCCACCTGGTTCAGAAGACAAACACTGTGACAGTTGCAAAAACTTTGTCAAGTACACTTGCATTTCGAGTCATTACATTGTTTTTGGCTGTTACTTATCTAAGGTGTTTGTATGCTTAGTGCTTTGCTTAGTTGCTTTACACTTAAACCAAAATTCAGATTGTTAAATAATGTAATATTTAAAAAGTTTCTTGGCTGTTGGAGGTCTGAAATTTCAGCAACCTATGTCTCTTAACCGTCTCCTGGAATAACCCCTGACCCATGAATAACCCATTTAGTGAAAGCTACTCACGTATTATTTGTAAATATTTACAAATACAAAGTGCACTTTATTTTGCTACAGGTAATGCACCAAAACATAAGTTTGATTTTGATTGTTTCATTCAAATGTAAGAAGTAGTCCTTTCATAAAAAATGAATAATCGACTTGTAGACAGATAGGAATAAAGTCATGGTTCAAAAGAAGAGAAAATAACAACAATAACTTATGCTTATATAGCCTCTTTTAGGATATAAAATGTTGCAAAACACTGGTCAAAagcattaaaattcaaaatatgaCACTGAGCCATTTAAGAAACTGCACTCACTTGTAAAAGGATAAGAATCAGAAGGCAACAATTTAAAGTGATGcataaaagaagcaaatgtgagaaAAACCTTTTTCACATCGTGAAAGGTTAGGGTGTAACTTGACCTTTTGCTGAGTACCCCAACCAATGCATTACAGActcaaatcatagagtcatagaagtctACAGCATCGAATTCAGCCCAACTGAACCTGTGCTGGCTAAAAACAAGAACTATTCTAGTCCCAGTTTTCAGCTCTTGGTCCATAGCTGTCTATCCCTTGACATCgaaagtgtacatctaaatacttcttcaatgttatgagggtttctatttctaccaccctcacagacagtgagttccagattcacaccaccctctgggagaAAGAATTTTTCCTGATATCCCCTCTAAACGTCCTGCCCTTCACCTTACCTTCCTTAATCTATGCCCCCCTGCCAGCCCTGGTCATTATTCCCCCTTCTGAGGGGAAATGACCCTTCCTGTCTATCCTAGTTATGTGTGGGCCACAGGAAAAGGACCGCAGGTAAGACTGAATAtgcacattcctaatgaagggcttatgcctaaagcatcgattctcctgctcctcggatgctgcctgacctgctgtgctctcccagcaccgcactctttgactgtggctctccagcatctgcagtcctcaccttctcctagcttatttatgcccctcaaaattttatacatctcaattgcattccccctcagcctcctctactCCAAGGTAAACAACCCcattctatccaatctctcctcctaacatcctggtaaatcgcctctgcaccctctccagtgcaaacatattcctcctataatgtggattccacaaCTGCACACTGTGTTCTAGCAGGGTCCTAACCAATGCTTATACagtccctgctcttaaattctatGCCCTCAGCTAAAGTCTCTGTATTtacaacttgatttttttttctttttgtgaaCAAAGAAGAAGATGCGTACACCCCAAACTGCAGGGAACAGTTATCCCCCAagcttttattgaaatttaaGAAAGTCAACTCTGAAGCATTGCCATGGGGAATGCATCAGGAATGGGTTGGTTGCTGTTTAGTTGGAAGAGGAACAATGGCTGGACATGTCCTTCAGGAGGACAGGTCCCTGCCTGTCAACGTCAATCTGAAATGATATCTACATTTCCTGGAAGTAGAAAACTTATTGACTAATTTGTGTTTTAAAATTCCAACTATCTAGCCCTTGGCCATCCATTTATCACAACAGCAATAACACACAACAGTCTCTACAGTTACTGATTTGTTCAACTTATGTTGATTCTATTGTCCACAATAAAGTCTTCACTGTTTCTCACTCCACCCTAGAGCAGGCCTCATCATCACTTCTTTATGTCCAAGAGATGCAAAGAAATGATTTGGCAGGCATCTGCCAGATCTGGCTGGACAAAATACCATCAAATCCTGCCCTTGTCTGCTAAAACTGTGCTCTAATCCAGTATgatccctctcacctccatctgcTTCCCTCCCATCACAAAGTGCTCCTCTCCCCAGCCTCCTTCATCATGACCTCCAGATACGTGTGAGGGCTCAGTTACTTGTTTGTCACTAAGATCAAGCGACAATATGATCAGCTGAGTTCTGAGAAAGAGTCACTCAACCCccaaagttaactctgatttctctccagggatgctgtcagatctgctgagctttttcagcaatttctgttttcactttTGAATATGATCAGCTGCCTGTGCTGCATCATTGGCCCACCAAGCTAAATGTTCTCTAAAGCTCACCCTCGCCTAGTCTCGAACGCTTATTTGTCTTCTGTTTCTCTCCTATCTTCCCTATCCAGCTGACCATCAAATGTAACCTCTTGGCCTCCATATTGGCTGATATTATTGATGGTTCTCTCTCTTCTATTGTAGTTCCTCTTATTCTGCTATATTCATCTCCTCACTCCTAAAAAAACCCCTCAACTATACAGTTCTTGCAAATAGTTGTTCCATCTCCAATCTGCCTTCATCCTGGAAAGGCCTTGAACATGTTGTCACTTCTCAAATCCATTCCCATCCTCCATGGGACTTCATGTTTGAATCCCTCCAATTCTCTCATCTGCCACTCTCTCAAATTCACAAATGACGTCCCATGTGATAGATTGAAGCAAGAGTCAGGATTTTAACATTATAGGAAGAAGAAAACTCTGACAAAGATAAGGAATCACAACAGAGCATTATTAAGAGACTGAACCATCCAGGCGGagttggtggaggagcagagagcaGAGTAGGAGCAATAAGAAGGGACCAGTGGCTATTGTAGCATTGACAATATAGGACTCAAATAGAGCTATAGTGTTGGTTGAAAAAGGTGAGAGTGGTGGGGTGTTAGAGGTTTGAGATAAAAGAGCAAACACACAGGCATTTTTCTTATGCCCGACTCCCAAGAACCTCTTTACATTTAGAGTGCCATTCACTTTTGGGAAAGCATCAGTTTTCATAGATTGTTACGAGGAAAAAAACAAAACATCGGGCACAGAAAAATATATCAAGATTTTCTaaagaatgttaaaaatcacacaacactcaggttatagtccaacaggtttatttggaagcactaactttcagagcactggtgttgtgtgatttttaaatttgtacaccccagtccaacaccggtgtctccaaatcTAAAGAATGTTATTATTCACAAAGAATGCAGGCATCTTTACCATTAAATTGGGACAATGGGTTCACAGCATTTCTAAGGTAGAAGcttaaaataaatgtaaaatttgCTTTACAATATGAAAcaggattttttaaaagaaataaattcAAGAGATTTGATAATAATTTATCAGAGTGTACTTATAAAATGCAAAACTACATAAAACGTGAGCCTggtgctggagtttagaaaatgttGATgctttgtgggcagcacagtggcacagtagttagcactgctgcctcacagcgccagagacccaggttcaattcccgactcaggcgactgtggagtttgcacattctccccgtgtctgcatgggtttcctcgagtgctctagtttcctcccacagtccaaagatgtgcaggtcaggtgaattggccatgctaaattgcctgcagtgttacgtaaaggggtaaatgtaggggaatgggtgggtggcgggtcggtgtggcccTTGAAGGGCCTGATTCTTTACTCATACATCTGGCTTTTCAGTGGCAAGGTAACCTGACTCCGCTTCTAATATGCTACAGTACTAAAGGACTGATGTGGAAGTTAATGAACTTAACCTGGTGCTTCATCTGGTAACTGTGGACCTTGATTAAGCACAATTTTATAAAAACGTTAATGTCTTCCTGAATCGTCTAGAGTTACCTATTTGTGCATTGAACATTTTAACATCTTATTTTTCACACAAGGTAATTGTCACTTACCCCCAGGCTGAGCATGAATTTTACCCTTGATGTAATTGGATACCAAGAAGCCCTGTTCGACAGTACAACTTTCCATGTAATTGAAAGGCATTGAGAAAGACTTCATTGATTTGGACTGATCGCTTGGTATGAATATCACCTGATGAGCAAGCAATCATTTAAAGAGAAggcaatttcaaataaatcaaTTTCTTTGCTGGAATTGTATCaagtaatttgttttaaaatacccCTACCCTCTGTTGTGTGAGGAAAACCTTTCCTTTCTTCTTGCCTTTGAATGCTTCGGGGATGGTCTTCATGTCTTGCAATGTCAACTGAACATTGCCAAAACTCAACAGAATTCTGATAATGATTAAAGTATTTGGTTACAGTGAAAATTTAAACAGGTTCATATGAGACTTATCTTTATATAGGTTCAATATTGTAATGTTATATGACAAAAAAAATCGAAGTGCTACTAAGTAGGAAAAAATATGAATGCTCATTATACAGTTGTTTACCAAACTTTGTTAGACAGcaccccacaaccacttccatctagaaggacaatggcagcagatacatgggaacaccaccaccttcaaatttccctccaaaccactcaccatcctgacttggaaatatacagcTCTCTTTAATCTGTGCTGGGGTCAAGATGCTGGTTACTCTCTTCTGAACAGCTTTATTCACTTTACTTCCACCACTAGGACAACAGgtgttaaagaaggcagctcagaagagatgggaaataaatgctggctgatcAATGAATGTGAGAACGCATCGAAATAAAACCTCAATGCAAACATCTCCAATGTGATTATTCTTTTCTAATTTTCACCACTTCTTTTGAAATGCCAGTGTTCAGTATGAAGGCAGGCCCTTAGAagaaaggcaggaggttggaagaacacaacaagccaggcagcatcaggagggagaggaacacagcaaggcaggcagcatcaggagggagaggaacacagcaaggcaggcagcatcaggagggaaaggaacacagcaaggcaggcagcatcaggaggtggagaagtcgatgtttcaggtgaaaTCCTTTTTGAGATCCTTGGCTAACTGCCTGCAGATATTTCTTCCTGAGGTGTTTCTCTTGGCAGTGGTTTACAGTACTCTTTCACTTTCAGGAGACAGCTGGAGCTTGGCTGTATTGCTGACGTTAGTCTGAGATATATGCACAGCCATCTAGGCGATTGCATTAAttcaccaccaccatcccagctCTGCTTCATTATTTCAAATTAAAATGAAGTGGGTAAATTGGCTGCCTACCAATAGTGACTACAATGCAAAGGTATTTCATTAACTGTAATTAACGCTGAGAGCTTCAGGACTTCGAAAAAAAGTCACTGAAGATTTACACTATCAGGAAGCACATTCTGGAAGATGAAGACTTTGACCAGTCATTAGCTAATCTGTTTTTTTCAGCTTCCACCTGAATAGGCCcagtcagttatagagtcatagagtcatacagcccctttggtccaattcatccacactgaccacacATCGCAAACTGACCTAGTCAGTCTATAAAAACTGATGCTTTCCCAAAAATTAGTGGCATTCTAAATGTAAAGAGGTTCTTGGGAGTAGGACCTAATAAAAATGCTTGTGTGTTTGCTTTTTTATTGCAAACCTCAAACACCCCACTACTCTCACCCTTTCAACCAACACCATAGCACTACTTGAGTCatagtatcatagagtcatagagatgtacagcctggaaatagacccttcagtccaacttgtctacgctgaccagatatcccaacccaatctagtcccacctgccagcagttggcccagatccatccaaccccttcctattcatatacacatcctgatggcttttaaatgttgcaattgtaccagcgtccaccacttcctctggcagctcatgacacacacacaccactcgctgcataaaaatgttgtcccttaggtcccttttaaatctttcccttctcatcttaaacctatgccctctaatttggactcccccatcccagggaaaaaagcttgtctattcaccttgtccatgccccttgtaattttataaacctctgtaaggtcacaccctcagcctctgacgctccagtgaaaaaagccccagcctatccacctctccctataactcaaaccctttacGAGGTGAAAGTCACTTTCTCAAGAAGACTGAATGTTGTTCTCTCAAGAAAGAAAGATgactgatggtgagtttaaccAGAGAGTGAATACTCCGCAGATGTAGGGCACGGCTACCTCAGCAAGCGAAACTGCACTGTTTGGATCACTTTGAAtcgcaaaccagctatccagtcaactgagctaaccaacacgCTGGCCAACTACGTTGCCATACGTCAATGTCAAGATATCTTGGTGTCCCACTTGATTGTACATTGACCACTCAGCAATACCTCCAAAACACCAGGCACAGATCACGACGAGAATGAATCTCATCCATAAACTAATGTTTAGAAGTGAGCTGCACACGGCCCCAGTAGCACTGATTTACCAAATCCCAGAGTAACACAGTCAACTTGACTCAGGACCCATCACACCAGTGTATCCACCTCCAGGAAGTCATGCAACGCTTTCTGGAACATTGAGGTCAACACAACTCAAATGGCTTCCTGTGCCTACGCATATCGAACCTCCCAAGGTCTGCAGGGAAAATATCCTCCTCAGAGAACACCTCCATCAGCTGACAGCTAACAAAACATTGGCATTGGCATAAGCATTCAAtaataaactccacacagtcatctgaaGTTGCTTGGTCCTTGCTGGTAGAAACGTCACACTCTCCAAACTGATGAAAATCCTACTTCCTGATGAGGCTTTTCCTGGACATTTGCATACATCAGCAACCACAACCTGGTAACTGATCCAACTGGTTAAGACCCAGGATTCAACTTTCCAATGGAAAATCTGGAGAAACCTAAACAGCTCAAGGATGGGATGGAGATGATGTGTTCCTTAAGTGGAACCAAAGCAGCTCAACTTATGATGTGGTCACCGCAGTTAGCCATTCTCCATGTAAATTAGGTATACAGATTCTGCTTATGTGGAGATCTCAGGTGTGTTTATTTGCAACTAAACTTGTACAGACAGTACAGAGTAATCTCTAGACACATCCTTTGTCTAGGGTGTTACAATACAGAATGATTACGGTCTATTGTCATGTGTTGACACGTACTGGGCCCACCTGTTTCTTACAGAGACATTATTCTTAGTGATATAACAATCTTCTTTTTCCTCTCCAAAGATAGATCTTTTattctaccagtggaaacatatAGATCATTGGACAATAACAAAAGTAGTTATACAGAGGTAGAAACTATAAAGTGTATGAGTTTTGAAGTCTGAGAAGCCAGGTATCTATTCAGTGGTTTGACAACTCTCCTAGAACTTGGTGTGGTAACCTTCTGGAGAAGCAGATTTAACCCTTGGCTGTTCTCAATTCACAGGCATGTTGCTAATGTGTTGGCTGTCATGCTGTTCTGTCACATTTCTGTCATCTGGGTGTGTTCTTTCATGTTGGAGATGCACAGTTGATATATTGTGCATTTCCTTTAGCTGGCTTCCATTCCTCTTCAACATTTTTGTTGGATGTTGTGACCTCACAAGACCCAGGATTACTGCACATTTGGATACCTTTGCAGTTCATCGTACCCTCATTCTAGGATATGTGACTTGACTTTTTATCCAGGGTTTTTGATGGTACATTACAGTTAAGGCAATAATTATATCTTATTAAACATGCAGTTCAAACATAATAAACTGCTACATGAATTGTAGTGCAACAACATTACTACATTATAAGCTTTAGAAAACTAGGTTGAGTTTCAACTCGATTAATCATTAGAAAAATAGGATACTGACAACTAAATCTTTGGAAATTTGTTAGCTTTTAATGACTTTCTATGACTTGTAATGGCGTAGCTAGAAAACAATGAGGCCTAATCCCATACCAAAGTGCAGGTTTTACTGTTAATGAATTTATATTGGTGAGATACTAGCTTAACGTTTGAAATAAATTTCTGAAATTGCGTGTTCAACAGAAACAGAGGGTTGTATATATACCTGCCAAAGATACTTTATTTCAAATTCATTTTATTTGAAGCATTAAAAATTATATATAAGTGCATGTGGTTGTGGTTCCCAAAGTCTTTTGCCCATATTGTTGTTACATCCAAAACTGAGTCAATGCACTTCCAAACAAGCTAGCCTCACTTTTGAGAAAACATTTCCAAATCGATCCAAAGACTTTGACAGAAAATGCAATCATATTCAAAAGCCTTGTACTTCAGATCATTTCTAATAAACCTGTGAGTACACACCTTTGGAGCTgataggacttgaatccaggcctacCTGTCTCAGGCAGAGATATTGCTATTGTGCCTCAACACCACCCCAGCCTTGTGCTttactttgtttaaattttttaAGCCTTGcactttaaaataattatttccaGCAGGATCAGATGAGTCCTGGGTTCCCTTCTATTTAGTCCTGTGCCCAAAAGAAATGTCTCTCCTAATGTTTCATACAGGAGAGGTTAGAGGCTTTTCTGGTCTAGTCCACCAGTCATTTGCCAAGGAATGATAGACTCTTTTCCATGGAATTGAGATGTTTTCCTGTGTTAAAGCTGCTATATCAGAAATGTTACTGCTCTAAGCAAGGGAATAGAATCCAACACTTAGTCATTAGTGGTTTCTGATCTTAGTAAATAATCACTGATCCTCAAACGGAATACTAGAACAGACACTAATGAAAAGTCATGCAGACTTGagatgttagcttgctttctctccatggatgctgcctgacctgctgtgatcttcagcacTTTTTGTTCTCACTAACGACTAAATGTTAACTTGCTAGCCTGAATCCACAGGACAACTCTAATATTAAACTCTGACTCTACCCGGTAGCTAATTCTAATCTTCGGAAATCCCCAACGTAGAAGTTCAAGGGAGTATGAGGCATGGGGTCTTCACCATGCTCATCATGTCTCTCTCCAAGCTATATACCACACTGACCTGGAAACATATTGTCGTTCTTGGGTCtgctgttgggtcaaaatcctgtaatcctctttctaacagcactgtgggtgaccTTACACTTGAAGGACTGCAATAGGTCACAAAGATAGTTCCCCACCCAGTTCTCCAAGTCGtttaggatgagcaataaatgtcgtccaagccagcaatgcccacatcccatgaccaAATTTTAAGAAATCACCAATATTTGGTCCTAGCCTAACCGTAAATCTGAACTCTGTGTTGGCAAAGACAGTTAAGTGATCTGTGCCTAGCTGTAAACTGTGACATGGTCAATGGTACAGGTTGGTTACATTGTCAATGGTTGTAACATGTTTTTAACTCTCCCCAACCCATTCATTCTGAAACAAATTGTTCCAATCTTAATTCTGCCAGTTAATATTATTTAATTATACATCAATCATGGGGCCTTCAAGTAGCTTGGCCAATAACTGAGAAGTGGAAGCAACTTACAACAGTAGTGGAGGTCACCCTACTACTGTTGTAATCCTTTGAATAAGCAGATAATTAACTGCGGAATTAGTGACTAAAAGGTATGGTATTTCATCTCACTTTAGATTTTATCATAAAATACAATTTGGAGTGTAAACAAGGCTTCATCAGTAAAATACTCTTCTGGGAATAAACCTTACTGAGTTGAACCAACATGATTTTTTCTTCTCAAACCTGTTTGAAACCTTGAAATGTAGAAGATGGGAGTGAACATGACTGATAATTGAGCACATACTCTAGTCCTGCTCTTCCCCCATTTCCCTTGAGCCACAAGAGTTATATCTACTTCCTTCTTGAAAGCACATAATGTTTTGACTTTGCAAGATTGGCAGTGTTTGGAGAGATGCATTTCTACATGGTgtgctgtctggcttgctatAGCCACGTGACCTCCACTACTGTTGTAAGTTGCTTCCACTTTAGTTTGTGGTGGCCATTAGATCTGCTTAATCTATTAGATAGGCAATTTGAGAACTTAAAACATTATTGGGCTTCTTGTGATTGGTGGTTGTGAGATCATTGCTGAAGTATAATTCAACAATGACAGAAACCATGGTAATAAAGTCCTGACATCATCTGTTTCGATATGCAGTAGCTATTCTGGTGATGTCATGGATGCAAAGTGGAGAGTAGAGCATCTAGACCTTTCGAGTCAATATGTCGAGatatgttattgcacacctctgaagcagttgGGACTTGTACATGGGCCTTCtaacccagaggtagggacattaccactgcactacaaggtcATCATTGACTAGACTGTCTAAGCTTAGAGAATGAGATGAGTGATatttaattgaattcaattgaTTCAGTTGTCTTGgtcagatccctcaaagttgcgaCCCAAGTTGATATGGTTGacaaaaaggcatatggtgtgttggctttcattggaagggggattgtgtttaagagccataaagttatgctgcagctcattaaaaccctggttagaccacatttggaatactgtatttaaATCTGGTCACCtcgttatagaaaggatgtggaagctttagaaagaaggcagaggagatttaccaagatgctgcctgaactagagggcatgtcttatgaagaaaggtcaagggagctaggacttttctcattggagggaAGAAAGATgcgaagtgacttgatagaggtgtacaagatgatgagaggcatgggtagagtggatagccagagactttttccgagggcagaaatggctatcatggggggcataattttaaggtgattggaggaaggtttaggggagatgtcagaggtaggttgtttacacagagagtgctgggtgtgtggaatacacCACCAgtagtgatagtagagtcaggtacatcagggacatttaagcggcTCTTGAATAgtcacatggaagatagtacaatgaagggtatgaaggttagtctgatcttagagtgggataaaaggtcggcacaacattgagggccaaagggcctgtactgtgctgtactgttctatattctatgttctatgttctatagaccAGAGACACAGAAAGGATCTTTTGAAGAGTTGATTAAATGATTACATAACACTGCTATTAAGGTAATAAAGCACAGTGTTGTGTTCCCATTGGTGGAAGAGTCAAGGATCAGAGGTCACAGGTTCCAAAGTTTGGCCAAAGAAACAAAGGCGAAAAATGGGAAAACTGCTTTATACAGTGAGCAGTTACaaattggaatgcactgcctgaagtgATGGTGGACACTGGATCAATCACGGCTTTCATAAGAGAATTGGAGACATATCTGAAGGGGGAAATGCAGTAGCTCTATGGGGAAAGAACAGAGGAGTGGTACCAGCTGACCTGACCTTATATGACAAGTTAATTCAGGAGATAGCGTCCTTTTATAATTACACAGCTCCTTTTACTGGagtttcactgcctgaagtagaaTTTTAGATGAGGTCCAGGTTGGTGAGAATGGAAGTActggttttattcattcatgtgacgTGACCAACGATAACAAAGATGCTTGGTAATAGAGTGATGGATGGATGGCTTTCTGTTTGACCTATCACAGTCCTGTGGTAGTGTTGTTATAATCATGTTCAGGTTGGGTGAGTATAGGCACATTGTGAATGTATTTTTGCATACAAGACCTATCAGTTCGACATTATTAAAATTGGAAATGACCAAACTGAATCAGCTGTGAATGAATGCCATAACTGAGGTAGCAGACTGTGCGGCTCATCTGG contains the following coding sequences:
- the LOC132825574 gene encoding WW domain-binding protein 2-like, yielding MAVHISQTNVSNTAKLQLSPESERVLILLSFGNVQLTLQDMKTIPEAFKGKKKGKVFLTQQRVIFIPSDQSKSMKSFSMPFNYMESCTVEQGFLVSNYIKGKIHAQPGGGWEGTATFKLSFNSGGAIDFGKAMIEVASHGGYYTPVPPMYAPYGSPPPAYFGMHQPPNYAPAGTSGYTQPPMMPPVGIPGKGAAKP